The genome window ATGTTTATCACAAAGGAAGTTTACCCCCTGTATGGTTAGCTAAAGTTTCTCCCCCCAGCGAGAAAAAAGTAGATTCCTCGGATTTATATTTTGCTGTGGAGGAGTTACAACCCCACGTTGAAACCATGGTCAAACCCCTTTCTATCGCTTCCCATTCGGTGGTGGATGGTATTCGCCTAATTGCCCACAACCAAAGGGCAGAACTGGTTATTATCGGCGCTTCTCGGGATAGTTTATTAAAACAGACTATCCATGGTAACATCCCCGATGCGATCGCCTCAAAGCTTGACACCACCGTTATCTTAATCCGTTTACCATCTTAAAACTATTCCCTGTTCCCTAGAAAAACTTTTTTTGTGGGAAATCCCTCACTCTGATAGACTTTAATCTTGATGAGATTTACTCAAATCATTATAGAAAATTAAATTTAAAAATCCTCGGAGGATACACGATGATAGAAACTACTATCGGACTAGAGATTATTGAAGTAGTAGAACAAGCGGCGATCGCCTCATCCAAATGGATGGGTAAAGGCGAAAAAGATATTGCTGATGAAGTAGCAGTAGAAGCTATGCGCGAAAGAATGAATAAAATCAATATGCGCGGCCGAATCGTAATCGGTGAAGGAGAAAGAGATGACGCTCCCATGCTTTACATCGGCGAAGAAGTGGGCGTATGTACCCAAGAAAACGCCAAAGACTTCTGTAACCCTGATGAGTTAATCGAAATTGACATCGCCGTTGACCCCTGCGAAGGTACTAACCTAGTCGCCTATGGTCAAAATGGCTCCATGGCTGTACTCGCCATCTCCGAAAAAGGTGGTCTATTTGCAGCCCCCGACTTCTACATGAAAAAATTAGCTGCGCCCCCAGCCGCCAAAGGTCTTGTGGACATCAACAAATCCGCTACTGAAAACATTAAAATCCTTTCTGAGTGTCTAAAACGCGCTCCTGAAGAATTAGTAGTCGTAGTAATGGACAGATCTCGCCACGAAGATTTGATTAAAGAAATTCGTGCGGCTGGTGCAAGGGTTCGTCTTATCAGTGATGGTGATGTAAGCGCCGCTTTATCCTGTGCTTTCTCTGGTACTAACATCCATGCCCTCATGGGTATCGGTGCGGCTCCTGAAGGGGTTATTTCTGCTGCTGCCATGCGTTGTTTGGGTGGTCACTTCCAAGGACAGTTAATTTATGACCCTGCGGTGGTGAAAACTGGTTTAATCGGTGAAAGCAGAGAAGGCAACCTCGCTCGTCTCACCGAAATGGGTATTACTGATCCTGATAAGGTTTATACTGCTGAAGAATTAGCTTCTGGAGAAACTGTTTTATTTGCGGCCTGTGGTATTACCCCTGGTACTTTAATGAATGGTGTTCGTTTCTTCCATGGTGGTGCCAGAACCCAAAGTTTAGTTATTTCTAGTCAGTCTAGTACCGCTCGTTTTGTGGATACTGTTCATATGTTTGATAAGCCTCAAACTATCCAATTAAGATAAGATTTTTTTTGGTAGAAGACATAAAAAGTTTAGGTAGGAATATAAAGTTTTATGAACCTTTGGGGTAATTAAAATAATTAAAAGTTTTCCTCCTTATATCCCTCAATTTTGAGGGATTTTTTCATGTCCATTTTATTCTCTAATCATTTATAGTGGTAGTATTTCCTATCACTTTTTTAGTTTTCATGATGACATAAAATGGTTATTTCTTTTCTTATTAATTGCCTAAGATTATTTGGTATTATTTGGATTTTGGGTGGTATCGTTACGATCAAAGAGTCTTTTAATAATAAGTTCTTTAACAGTGCGATCGCCCAGATTACCCTAAAAAAAGAAGATCAAAGCGATACTATTTTTATTTTTCTTTGTGGTATTGAAACCTTAGTAAGTGGTATCGGTTTATTTTTAGCTCAAAAATGGGTTATTTTTCCATTACTTTTACTGATATTTTCCCAAATAAGTTTTTTTATTATCCGTTTTTATCAATCTCTTAAGGTTGAATCACCAGAAGAAAAAGAGAATTTTACCATTCAATCCACCACAAAAAATGCCTTTATTGTTTCTGTGGCAGTGACTATTATTGCTTTTTTATTACTTTTTGAATAACTTTTATAAAAGTTACCCATGGTGTAGTTTTTGCTTAATAGCATTAACGATGGTTTCTATGACGTACACTCTGGCGTAATATTTGTCGTCTCCTGGAACTATTTTCCATGGGGCGAGGGGAGTGCTAGTACGGGCGATCGCCTGATTAACTGCCACATCATACAAGTCCCATTGCTCACGGTTACGCCAATCTTCTTCGGTTAATTTATAACTTTTGAAAGGATCATTTTTTCTTGCTTCAAAACGATTTAATTGTTCTTCTTGGCTAATGTGAATCCAAAATTTAATAATCAGATAATTATCCGTTGCCAATTGGGCTTCAAATTCATTAATTTCTCGGAATGCCCTGCGCCATTCTACTTCCGTGGCAAAGTTTTCAATTCTTTCTACCAATACTCTACCGTACCAAGTGCGATCGAAAATGC of Cyanobacterium sp. HL-69 contains these proteins:
- the glpX gene encoding bifunctional fructose-1,6-bisphosphatase II / sedoheptulose-1,7-bisphosphatase GlpX, encoding MIETTIGLEIIEVVEQAAIASSKWMGKGEKDIADEVAVEAMRERMNKINMRGRIVIGEGERDDAPMLYIGEEVGVCTQENAKDFCNPDELIEIDIAVDPCEGTNLVAYGQNGSMAVLAISEKGGLFAAPDFYMKKLAAPPAAKGLVDINKSATENIKILSECLKRAPEELVVVVMDRSRHEDLIKEIRAAGARVRLISDGDVSAALSCAFSGTNIHALMGIGAAPEGVISAAAMRCLGGHFQGQLIYDPAVVKTGLIGESREGNLARLTEMGITDPDKVYTAEELASGETVLFAACGITPGTLMNGVRFFHGGARTQSLVISSQSSTARFVDTVHMFDKPQTIQLR